The proteins below are encoded in one region of Nitrospirota bacterium:
- the pdhA gene encoding pyruvate dehydrogenase (acetyl-transferring) E1 component subunit alpha, whose amino-acid sequence MSPQEEKHLLSQMLLIRRFEEKAAEMYSLGKIGGFCHLYIGQEAVAVGAISALLPEDYVVSAYRDHGHCLAKGSDPKKVMAELFGRIDGLCKGKGGSMHFFDTATHFLGGYAIVGGHLPVATGVAFALKYQQKPQVVLCFFGEGAVNTGAFHESLNLASLWKLPVIYICENNRYGMGTPVERASSLYNISLRGSGYGLHLEQVDGMDVLQVRESVTRAVDRARNKQLPSFLEMRTYRYMGHSMSDPSHGHYRTKDEVEEQKKRDPIQQFFKKLSAEKVLDEQTFKKMDQKIQQEIEGVIAYADASPFPPLNTLTTDVTVEGTR is encoded by the coding sequence TCGTCGGTTTGAAGAAAAGGCCGCAGAAATGTATTCCCTTGGAAAAATAGGCGGGTTCTGTCATCTTTATATCGGCCAGGAAGCGGTGGCCGTTGGAGCCATATCGGCTCTTTTGCCTGAGGATTATGTGGTGTCTGCCTATCGTGATCATGGGCATTGTCTTGCCAAAGGAAGCGACCCCAAAAAAGTCATGGCTGAATTGTTTGGGAGGATTGACGGGCTTTGCAAGGGAAAAGGCGGATCCATGCATTTTTTTGACACTGCGACCCATTTTCTCGGAGGTTACGCCATCGTAGGGGGGCATCTTCCGGTTGCAACCGGTGTTGCGTTTGCGCTTAAATATCAACAGAAACCCCAGGTGGTCCTTTGTTTCTTCGGAGAAGGAGCGGTTAACACGGGGGCGTTTCACGAATCGCTCAATCTGGCGTCTCTCTGGAAACTCCCGGTCATTTATATTTGTGAAAATAACCGTTATGGGATGGGAACCCCTGTCGAACGAGCGTCTTCCCTGTATAATATTTCACTGCGAGGATCGGGTTATGGTCTCCACTTGGAACAGGTCGACGGAATGGACGTTTTGCAGGTCAGGGAAAGTGTAACCAGGGCGGTTGACCGGGCGCGGAACAAGCAACTCCCTTCGTTTCTTGAAATGCGGACTTATCGCTATATGGGGCACTCCATGTCGGATCCTTCCCATGGACATTACCGGACCAAAGATGAGGTTGAGGAACAAAAAAAACGTGATCCTATCCAACAGTTTTTTAAAAAATTATCGGCGGAAAAGGTTTTGGATGAACAGACATTTAAAAAAATGGATCAGAAAATTCAGCAGGAAATCGAAGGCGTGATCGCGTACGCGGACGCCAGCCCGTTCCCTCCTCTAAACACCCTAACGACAGATGTCACAGTTGAAGGAACGCGATAA
- the thiS gene encoding sulfur carrier protein ThiS — MKIAVNGQMWEFSGEMNVLQLLHELGMVVDLVAVEVNQQILDKKEFRAHFLKNDDRVEIINFVGGG; from the coding sequence ATGAAAATTGCGGTAAACGGGCAGATGTGGGAATTCTCCGGAGAAATGAATGTCCTCCAGCTTTTGCACGAACTTGGAATGGTGGTTGACCTGGTTGCCGTTGAGGTTAATCAGCAAATATTGGACAAGAAAGAATTTAGGGCCCATTTTTTAAAAAATGACGACAGGGTCGAGATCATTAATTTTGTCGGCGGAGGGTAA
- a CDS encoding 4a-hydroxytetrahydrobiopterin dehydratase yields MGLSAKTCVPCKGGIPPLSKKEAEKLISEVPGWELKEGAAKIEGKFKFDHFVSALKFVNKVGDLAESEGHHPDINFGWGYCNIIFYTHKINGLHENDFIMAAKVNQLI; encoded by the coding sequence GTGGGTTTGTCGGCGAAAACCTGTGTCCCCTGTAAAGGAGGAATCCCGCCGCTTTCAAAAAAAGAAGCGGAGAAGCTTATCTCTGAAGTTCCCGGGTGGGAGTTGAAAGAAGGGGCTGCGAAAATTGAAGGAAAATTCAAGTTTGATCATTTTGTTTCCGCGTTAAAGTTTGTCAATAAGGTGGGAGACCTGGCTGAATCTGAAGGGCATCATCCGGATATCAACTTTGGATGGGGTTACTGCAACATCATCTTTTACACCCACAAAATTAACGGCCTTCATGAGAATGACTTCATCATGGCCGCAAAAGTTAATCAACTCATCTAA
- a CDS encoding pyruvate dehydrogenase complex E1 component subunit beta, which yields MPSILYREALNQALREEMRRDDRVFLMGEEVGYYQGAFKVSKGLLEEFGEKRVIDTPITELGFTGVGVGAAMMGLRPVIEMMTFNFAILAMDQIVNNAVKIQYMSGGQFRVPMVVRGPGGPSRQLAAQHSQSLESWFCHVAGLKVVAPSTPKDAKGLLKSSIRDGNPIIFIEGQELYSQKGEVPEEEYLIPIGQGEIKKEGSDVTLIAWSKMLHLAMDVARDLEQKGVSVEVIDPRTLKPLDVPLLVSSIKKTHRAVIVEEGWRFCGLGAEISSILYGQAFDAFDAPIERVTGIDVPMPYAKNLEKAAIPDKERVMAAIKKTLN from the coding sequence ATGCCGTCTATCCTTTACAGGGAAGCCTTGAATCAAGCGTTAAGAGAAGAAATGCGCAGGGACGACCGGGTTTTTTTAATGGGTGAAGAGGTGGGGTACTATCAGGGAGCGTTTAAAGTCAGTAAAGGACTCCTTGAGGAATTCGGCGAAAAAAGGGTTATCGATACGCCGATTACGGAATTGGGATTTACGGGAGTCGGTGTTGGAGCCGCCATGATGGGGCTCCGTCCGGTTATTGAAATGATGACCTTTAATTTTGCCATATTGGCTATGGATCAGATTGTCAATAACGCGGTAAAAATTCAGTATATGTCTGGAGGACAATTTAGAGTTCCGATGGTTGTAAGGGGACCCGGAGGCCCCTCCCGTCAGCTTGCCGCCCAGCACTCCCAAAGCCTTGAATCGTGGTTTTGCCATGTGGCAGGTTTAAAAGTGGTAGCGCCCTCTACTCCAAAAGACGCGAAGGGTCTTTTAAAAAGCTCGATTCGGGACGGGAACCCGATTATTTTTATTGAAGGCCAGGAGCTTTACAGCCAAAAAGGAGAGGTGCCGGAGGAAGAATATCTGATCCCGATCGGACAAGGGGAGATTAAAAAGGAAGGATCCGACGTGACGTTAATCGCCTGGTCCAAAATGCTCCACCTGGCCATGGATGTCGCTCGCGATCTTGAACAAAAGGGAGTTTCCGTGGAAGTCATAGATCCCAGAACACTGAAGCCCCTGGATGTTCCGTTGCTTGTTTCTTCAATAAAAAAGACCCATCGGGCCGTCATTGTTGAAGAAGGATGGCGTTTTTGCGGTTTAGGAGCGGAAATATCGAGTATTCTTTACGGTCAGGCATTTGATGCATTTGATGCGCCTATCGAACGGGTAACCGGAATAGATGTGCCCATGCCTTACGCTAAAAATCTCGAAAAGGCGGCAATCCCCGATAAAGAGAGAGTCATGGCAGCCATTAAAAAGACCCTGAACTGA
- a CDS encoding 2-oxo acid dehydrogenase subunit E2: protein MASRVVMPKLTDTMTEGVLLKWYKKEGDAVESGDVLAEIETDKAVMDLEAYGSGILKRVLVKEGATVPAGDLLAIIAGKDEDISAAEFEKLPSFQQNLQKPDQNKRGTDPLRDERFVKGGSSKTAQQVKASPLAKKIAKEKGIDLLEIKGSGPGGRIVEKDLLNSVGMGKRERHGEVPSEIKPLSQMRKAIVRSMAQSKIPVPHFYVVSDIDMEKTCEFQTEMESRGNEKVSLTDILIKSCAIALTKTPQMNASFVEDHLEYHKEVRIGVAVGLEDGIITPVIKGCESKSLGQIAKETKPLFQRARERKLSPEEYTGATFSISNLGAYDVHHFIAIITPPEAGVLAVGSLRHEPVVQEGQIVVGKRMQVTLSCDHRVIDGVGGAKFLQELKKILENPGLLVL from the coding sequence ATGGCCAGTCGCGTAGTGATGCCCAAACTAACGGATACCATGACAGAAGGGGTGTTGCTGAAATGGTATAAAAAAGAAGGAGACGCGGTCGAAAGCGGGGATGTTCTGGCTGAGATCGAAACGGATAAGGCTGTGATGGATCTGGAGGCCTATGGTTCCGGGATATTAAAAAGAGTTCTGGTCAAAGAAGGCGCTACGGTTCCCGCAGGGGACTTATTAGCCATTATTGCGGGAAAAGATGAAGATATTTCTGCGGCGGAATTTGAAAAACTTCCATCTTTTCAGCAAAATCTGCAAAAGCCCGATCAAAACAAGAGGGGCACGGACCCTTTGCGGGACGAAAGGTTCGTCAAAGGTGGATCAAGTAAAACGGCTCAACAGGTCAAGGCGTCTCCTCTGGCCAAAAAAATAGCGAAAGAAAAGGGGATTGATTTGCTGGAAATTAAAGGGAGCGGCCCCGGCGGAAGAATTGTTGAAAAGGATTTATTAAATTCTGTTGGTATGGGAAAAAGAGAACGGCACGGGGAAGTTCCTTCTGAAATTAAACCGTTAAGCCAGATGCGAAAGGCCATTGTTCGCTCGATGGCGCAGAGCAAAATACCGGTTCCCCATTTTTACGTGGTGTCAGATATTGATATGGAAAAAACTTGTGAATTTCAAACGGAAATGGAAAGTCGGGGAAATGAAAAAGTGAGCCTGACCGATATCCTCATCAAGTCCTGTGCGATTGCTTTAACCAAAACCCCTCAAATGAACGCTTCGTTTGTTGAAGATCATCTGGAATACCATAAAGAGGTGAGAATCGGGGTTGCGGTGGGGCTTGAAGACGGAATCATTACTCCGGTGATAAAAGGGTGTGAGTCTAAATCTTTGGGACAGATTGCAAAAGAAACAAAACCCCTGTTTCAAAGGGCGCGGGAAAGAAAACTTTCTCCGGAGGAATATACCGGCGCAACTTTCAGCATTTCGAACTTGGGCGCTTACGATGTCCATCACTTTATTGCGATTATTACCCCTCCTGAGGCCGGGGTCTTGGCGGTTGGAAGCTTACGTCATGAGCCCGTTGTTCAGGAAGGCCAAATTGTGGTTGGAAAGCGGATGCAGGTGACGCTGTCCTGCGACCACCGTGTGATTGACGGCGTTGGGGGAGCCAAATTTCTTCAGGAATTGAAAAAAATTTTGGAAAACCCCGGATTACTGGTTTTATAA
- the lpdA gene encoding dihydrolipoyl dehydrogenase → MTQGKVYDLVVLGAGPGGYVSAIRAAQSGLKAAIIEKEKVGGVCLNRGCIPSKALIKNAEIVSVIKKASEFGITYDHLKIDYSVAVKRSQEAVSRLTQGVEFLLKKHKVDLIMGRGIIRTPQSLTVESKTDQKEIQAQNIIIATGSRARSLPGIEIDGQLVMSSTEALLLTRLPENLLIVGGGAVGVEFAYIFSSYGVKVTLIEVESSLLPREDAEIGQTLGKAFSKQKIEVKTGCQLGALKEENGKVLAQLLSKDKEETKVFERVLVATGRTPNSENIGLDQIGVKTQKGFIQVGPFMQTSISNVYAIGDVAGKALLAHTAMAEGITAVEKILGKDPPPFDYLSIPNCVYCQPQVASMGYTEKSAVEKGYQVKIGMFPYRANGKAVAIGETDGFVKLVTDAETEELLGAHLIGIDASEHISEMVLARRLEATAGEIARTVHPHPTLSEAIMEASEDVFGKAIHIWKGN, encoded by the coding sequence ATGACTCAAGGAAAAGTTTATGATCTTGTGGTATTGGGCGCCGGCCCTGGCGGATATGTGTCCGCCATTCGGGCGGCTCAGTCGGGGTTGAAAGCTGCAATTATTGAAAAAGAAAAGGTCGGGGGAGTTTGTTTAAACCGGGGATGCATCCCCTCCAAGGCGTTGATTAAAAACGCCGAAATCGTTTCGGTCATTAAAAAAGCGTCAGAATTTGGAATTACCTATGACCATTTAAAAATCGATTATAGTGTCGCTGTGAAACGGAGTCAGGAAGCGGTTTCGCGGTTGACCCAGGGGGTTGAATTCCTTTTAAAAAAACATAAAGTCGATTTAATCATGGGACGGGGGATCATCCGAACTCCTCAATCCTTGACGGTTGAATCCAAAACGGACCAGAAGGAGATTCAGGCCCAAAATATCATCATCGCGACCGGATCGAGGGCCAGATCCCTCCCCGGAATTGAAATAGATGGTCAGCTCGTCATGAGCAGTACGGAAGCGCTTCTGCTCACCCGTCTTCCGGAAAACCTTTTGATTGTGGGAGGAGGCGCTGTCGGAGTTGAGTTTGCTTATATTTTTTCCAGTTACGGTGTAAAAGTCACTTTGATTGAAGTTGAATCGTCGCTCCTTCCCAGAGAGGACGCAGAAATCGGACAAACTCTGGGGAAAGCTTTTTCAAAACAGAAAATTGAGGTGAAAACAGGCTGTCAATTAGGCGCTCTAAAAGAGGAAAACGGTAAGGTGCTTGCGCAGCTTTTATCCAAAGATAAAGAGGAAACGAAGGTTTTTGAAAGAGTCCTGGTGGCAACCGGCCGGACCCCTAATTCGGAAAATATCGGTTTGGATCAGATCGGTGTCAAAACCCAAAAAGGGTTTATTCAGGTGGGTCCCTTTATGCAAACCTCTATATCGAATGTTTATGCCATTGGGGATGTGGCCGGTAAAGCTCTTTTGGCCCATACCGCAATGGCAGAGGGAATTACCGCGGTGGAAAAAATTCTTGGGAAAGACCCTCCCCCGTTCGATTATCTTTCGATTCCGAATTGTGTTTATTGCCAGCCGCAGGTGGCGAGTATGGGGTATACTGAAAAATCCGCGGTTGAAAAAGGGTATCAAGTTAAAATCGGGATGTTCCCGTATCGGGCAAATGGAAAAGCGGTCGCAATTGGGGAAACGGATGGGTTTGTCAAATTGGTGACGGACGCCGAAACCGAAGAGCTTCTCGGAGCCCATTTAATCGGCATCGACGCGTCGGAACATATTTCGGAAATGGTTCTCGCCAGACGGCTCGAAGCAACCGCCGGAGAGATCGCCCGCACTGTGCACCCTCATCCCACGCTTTCTGAAGCGATCATGGAAGCTTCAGAGGATGTCTTTGGAAAAGCCATTCACATCTGGAAAGGAAATTAA
- the thiE gene encoding thiamine phosphate synthase, with the protein MNRVDFDFYLITDRKQTLGRPLKEVLNSALAGGIQAIQLREKDLPVRELLALAFEIRELTFQKKALLFINDRMDVCLSVGADGVHLRSDSLSPSVARRILGPERLIGVSCHSLEEALFSEEKGADFITLGPLYFTPSKQKMGEPLGLALFKSIVEKVKIPVFALGGITVNRVEEILHAGASGVACVSAVLNAPRVREAAQEFLAQIRRMNGK; encoded by the coding sequence TTGAACAGAGTTGATTTTGATTTCTACCTCATTACGGACAGGAAACAAACCCTCGGACGGCCTTTAAAAGAAGTCTTAAACAGCGCTCTTGCCGGGGGAATACAGGCCATTCAACTTCGTGAAAAAGACCTCCCGGTTAGAGAGCTCCTGGCCCTTGCTTTTGAAATCCGGGAACTGACCTTCCAAAAAAAAGCCCTTCTCTTTATTAATGACCGCATGGATGTCTGTTTAAGCGTCGGAGCAGATGGCGTCCATTTAAGATCGGATAGTTTATCCCCTTCCGTCGCAAGAAGAATCCTTGGCCCCGAAAGACTGATCGGGGTTTCCTGCCACTCTCTTGAAGAAGCTTTGTTCTCCGAAGAAAAGGGCGCGGATTTTATTACGCTAGGGCCCCTTTACTTTACACCCTCTAAACAGAAGATGGGCGAACCCCTCGGATTGGCTCTATTTAAGTCCATTGTTGAGAAGGTCAAAATTCCGGTATTTGCGTTGGGCGGAATCACCGTGAACCGTGTGGAAGAAATTCTGCATGCAGGGGCGAGCGGCGTCGCTTGTGTCTCTGCGGTTCTCAATGCGCCCAGGGTTCGCGAGGCCGCTCAGGAGTTTTTAGCGCAGATTCGAAGGATGAACGGTAAATGA
- the arc gene encoding proteasome ATPase, whose amino-acid sequence MGDPKKVKANPFKTTIKKLSDQISGNEMSSEKKVDEYESEIQRLESRLRSMEEELHQHHLSRIQLDQAHKQNEKLVALIQESKEQIAALRNEVEKLSSPPSAYGVFSGLNEDGTVDVYVSGRKMKVSLHPQIKASELKRGQQLVLNEGLNVVEACGFEFQGEVARVKDILDEHRLIVSLHADEERVAELAEPLLKEKLSVGDHILLDTRTGYLLEKLPKSEIEEVVLEEVPETLYEDIGGLKEQIEVIQDAIELPYLYPELFKDHKLSPPKGVLLYGPPGCGKTLIAKAVAHSIAKRTEKELGREVKSFFLHVKGPELLNKYVGESERHIREVFKKAKEKAQDGIPVIVFFDEMDSLFRTRGSGISSDMESTIVPQFLSEIDGIEKLRNVIVIGASNRQDLIDPAILRPGRLDIKIKIERPSKEAAKDIFSKYLVLDIPYHKNELQKNGDDRVATVKRLIDEAVDFMYETSEENKFLEVTYANGEKETLYFKDFSSGAMIEGVVSRAKKYSIKRMITKGEKGIKLEDLIQAMKDEFKENEDLPNTTNPDDWAKIAARKSEKIIHVRTIGGKSNKPRRVETVTTGHYL is encoded by the coding sequence ATGGGTGATCCAAAAAAAGTGAAAGCAAATCCATTTAAAACGACCATAAAAAAACTTTCTGATCAAATAAGCGGGAATGAGATGTCTTCCGAAAAAAAAGTTGACGAATACGAGAGCGAGATTCAAAGGCTTGAGAGCCGATTAAGATCGATGGAGGAAGAACTTCATCAACACCATTTATCCCGAATACAACTGGATCAGGCCCATAAGCAAAATGAAAAACTGGTTGCGCTCATTCAAGAATCGAAAGAACAAATCGCTGCCCTTCGGAATGAAGTCGAGAAGTTAAGCAGTCCTCCCTCGGCGTACGGTGTTTTTTCGGGATTGAATGAAGATGGAACGGTAGATGTTTACGTCTCCGGACGGAAAATGAAGGTGAGTCTGCACCCTCAAATTAAAGCTTCTGAGTTAAAGAGGGGGCAGCAGTTGGTCTTAAATGAAGGCCTAAACGTGGTGGAAGCGTGCGGCTTTGAGTTCCAGGGAGAGGTGGCGCGGGTTAAAGATATCCTGGATGAGCATCGCCTGATTGTGAGTCTTCATGCGGATGAAGAACGAGTCGCTGAACTGGCAGAACCTTTGCTGAAGGAAAAACTGAGTGTAGGGGATCACATTCTTTTGGATACGAGAACCGGATATCTTTTGGAGAAACTTCCCAAATCGGAGATTGAAGAAGTCGTTTTAGAAGAGGTCCCGGAGACTCTTTATGAAGATATTGGCGGTTTAAAAGAACAGATTGAAGTTATTCAAGATGCAATCGAGCTCCCTTATTTATATCCGGAGCTTTTCAAGGACCATAAGCTGTCTCCTCCCAAGGGGGTTTTGCTCTACGGTCCTCCGGGTTGCGGTAAAACCTTAATTGCCAAAGCCGTTGCCCATTCGATTGCCAAAAGAACAGAGAAAGAATTAGGCCGGGAAGTCAAGAGTTTCTTTCTTCATGTCAAAGGTCCCGAACTCTTAAATAAGTATGTCGGTGAAAGTGAACGTCATATTAGAGAAGTTTTCAAGAAAGCCAAAGAGAAAGCCCAGGACGGCATCCCTGTCATTGTCTTTTTCGATGAAATGGATTCCTTGTTTAGAACCAGGGGATCTGGAATTTCATCGGATATGGAGTCCACTATTGTTCCACAGTTTTTGTCAGAGATTGACGGGATAGAAAAGTTAAGGAATGTAATCGTCATTGGCGCGAGCAACCGGCAGGATTTAATTGATCCGGCTATTTTAAGACCGGGGCGCCTTGATATTAAAATTAAGATTGAAAGGCCAAGTAAAGAAGCCGCAAAAGACATTTTTTCAAAATATTTGGTCCTGGATATTCCCTATCACAAAAACGAACTTCAGAAGAACGGAGACGATCGGGTAGCGACGGTTAAGCGGTTAATCGATGAAGCGGTCGATTTTATGTATGAGACGTCCGAAGAAAATAAGTTTCTGGAGGTGACCTATGCCAATGGCGAGAAAGAAACGCTTTATTTCAAGGATTTTTCAAGCGGCGCCATGATCGAGGGAGTGGTTTCGAGAGCCAAGAAATATTCAATTAAACGAATGATAACCAAAGGGGAAAAAGGCATAAAACTGGAAGATTTGATCCAGGCGATGAAAGATGAATTTAAAGAAAATGAAGATCTTCCCAATACGACCAATCCGGACGATTGGGCTAAAATTGCCGCCAGAAAGAGCGAGAAGATTATTCATGTCCGTACGATAGGCGGCAAGTCAAATAAACCGAGGAGAGTCGAAACCGTCACCACAGGGCATTATTTATGA
- the lipA gene encoding lipoyl synthase, giving the protein MERKLNSGNTDRDDLLSEQSEREGEASSGFAGEGGDVSPSNRQRLPPWFKVKLENGPQFQQMKSLVKTLGLHTVCEEARCPNQWECWNRGTATFMILGDICTRSCGFCAVTTGKPSGLDWDEPRRVGRAVNRLGLNHAVITSVNRDELEDGGAGIFANTVEEVRAQNRDCTIEVLIPDFQGSYDALLKILDVKPDILNHNLETVPRLYSKVRPQAKYSRSMEVLDRSKKSGLTTKTGIMVGLGETLDEIKKVMEELVLIQCDIMTIGQYLQPTKDHLPVERYYAPEEFIRFKELGEKTGIPHVESGPLVRSSYHADDQAMRVF; this is encoded by the coding sequence CTGGAAAGGAAATTAAATAGTGGAAATACGGATCGAGATGATCTACTCAGCGAGCAAAGCGAGCGAGAGGGGGAAGCTTCGTCCGGCTTTGCCGGTGAAGGGGGCGACGTGAGCCCCTCAAATAGGCAACGGCTTCCACCCTGGTTTAAGGTCAAGCTGGAAAACGGACCTCAGTTTCAACAAATGAAGAGTTTGGTAAAGACGCTGGGTCTTCATACGGTTTGTGAAGAGGCGAGATGTCCGAACCAGTGGGAGTGCTGGAACCGCGGGACCGCGACCTTTATGATCCTTGGGGATATTTGCACACGAAGCTGCGGGTTTTGCGCTGTCACCACCGGTAAACCGTCGGGACTGGATTGGGATGAACCCCGCAGAGTTGGAAGGGCCGTTAATCGCCTTGGTTTGAATCACGCGGTGATCACGTCGGTTAACCGGGACGAACTCGAAGATGGAGGAGCCGGGATCTTCGCAAACACGGTTGAAGAGGTAAGGGCCCAGAACCGGGACTGTACGATCGAAGTTTTGATTCCGGATTTTCAGGGATCCTATGACGCCCTATTGAAAATCCTGGATGTAAAACCGGATATCTTAAACCATAATCTTGAGACGGTACCCCGGTTATATTCAAAGGTACGGCCCCAGGCGAAATATTCCCGATCTATGGAGGTGCTCGACCGGTCCAAAAAAAGCGGACTTACGACCAAAACAGGGATTATGGTTGGCCTGGGAGAAACCCTGGATGAAATTAAAAAGGTCATGGAAGAGCTGGTTTTAATTCAATGTGATATTATGACAATTGGACAGTATCTTCAACCGACCAAAGACCATTTGCCTGTGGAGCGCTATTATGCTCCGGAGGAATTTATCCGGTTTAAAGAATTAGGAGAAAAGACGGGCATTCCTCATGTCGAGTCGGGCCCGCTGGTCAGAAGCTCCTATCACGCGGATGACCAGGCCATGAGAGTGTTTTAA
- a CDS encoding DUF167 domain-containing protein, with protein sequence MKISVKVKPNAKTEKIGKISESEFTASVKAPPHDGKANTALIALLADYFNVPKNRITLLKGSSSKQKLIEIL encoded by the coding sequence ATGAAAATTTCTGTCAAAGTAAAACCCAACGCAAAAACAGAAAAAATCGGGAAGATATCAGAATCCGAGTTTACCGCCTCTGTCAAAGCTCCCCCGCATGACGGAAAAGCCAACACGGCCCTCATTGCCCTCCTGGCGGACTATTTTAACGTCCCCAAAAACCGCATTACCCTGTTAAAAGGAAGCTCATCCAAACAAAAACTCATCGAAATCCTATAA
- a CDS encoding thiazole synthase, with protein sequence MNQDEQLTIAGINFKSRLWVGTGKYKNFEETKKVIEASGADVVTVAVRRVNITDKNQENLLDYISPRQYKILPNTAGCYTVEEAVRTARLARAAGVSDMVKLEVIGDPRTLFPDTAGLLEAAKILVKEGFIVFPYTNDDPIVAKKLEEIGCAAVMPLAAPIGSGLGIRNPYNLRIIMETVKIPIIVDAGVGTASDASIAMEMGCDAVLMNTAIASAKEPILMAEAMNFAVKAGRLAFRAGRMPKRLYAQASSPIEGMIEQS encoded by the coding sequence ATGAATCAGGATGAACAGCTGACGATAGCCGGAATAAACTTTAAGTCCCGGCTATGGGTGGGTACAGGAAAATATAAAAATTTTGAGGAGACGAAGAAGGTTATTGAAGCCTCTGGAGCCGATGTCGTGACCGTGGCCGTGAGGCGCGTGAACATTACCGATAAAAATCAGGAAAACCTGCTTGATTATATCAGCCCCAGGCAATACAAGATTCTCCCGAATACCGCTGGTTGTTATACCGTGGAAGAGGCCGTGAGAACGGCCAGATTAGCCAGAGCGGCAGGGGTGTCCGACATGGTAAAGCTTGAAGTAATTGGCGATCCCCGCACGCTTTTTCCGGATACGGCGGGTCTTTTAGAGGCCGCTAAAATTCTGGTGAAGGAAGGTTTTATTGTTTTTCCTTATACCAATGATGACCCGATTGTGGCAAAAAAACTCGAAGAAATCGGGTGTGCTGCGGTCATGCCGCTGGCCGCTCCGATCGGTTCTGGCCTGGGAATTAGGAACCCTTATAATTTGAGGATCATCATGGAAACGGTTAAGATTCCGATTATTGTCGATGCCGGCGTTGGAACGGCTTCCGATGCCTCGATTGCAATGGAGATGGGATGCGACGCTGTTTTGATGAATACGGCCATTGCTTCCGCCAAAGAGCCGATTTTAATGGCGGAAGCCATGAACTTCGCGGTCAAAGCAGGTCGACTGGCTTTTCGCGCGGGTCGAATGCCAAAACGTCTATATGCCCAGGCCAGCAGTCCCATAGAAGGAATGATTGAACAGAGTTGA
- a CDS encoding NifU N-terminal domain-containing protein: MNETQVRMQPTPNPNSMKFVLNKKIVQSGMEMYNNKTEAEKSPVAKQIFEVAGVEGVFMMQDFISVNKVSSGNWGVIAPQVMEVIKKL; this comes from the coding sequence ATGAATGAAACGCAAGTGCGAATGCAACCCACCCCCAACCCGAACAGCATGAAGTTTGTTTTAAATAAAAAAATTGTCCAAAGCGGCATGGAAATGTATAACAATAAGACCGAAGCCGAAAAATCGCCGGTTGCAAAACAGATTTTTGAGGTTGCCGGGGTAGAGGGTGTATTTATGATGCAGGATTTTATTTCCGTCAATAAAGTTTCTTCGGGAAATTGGGGGGTGATTGCGCCGCAGGTCATGGAGGTTATAAAAAAATTATAG